GGTGTGAAGGCCGAGGTCGGCGAGGTGCAGACCGCACTCGACCTGGAGATCGTCGTCGACTACGGCGTGGCGATCTCCGACGTCGCCCGCGACGTGAGGGAGAACGTGATCTCCGCCGTCGAACGGATGACGGGCCTTGAGGTCGTCGAGGTCAACATCGCCGTCAGCGATGTGAAGCTGCCCGACGAAGAGGACGAAGAGCCCGAGACCCGGCTCCAGTAACGGCCGGATCCGGAAGACCGAAGAGGAGTCACTCGATGAGCATGGCGGTGGTCGGCCTGTTGGCCGGTATGGCCCTGGCGTTCGCCGGATACTTCGGCGGTTTCGGAGCCTTTCTGCTGGTCGCCGCGTTGGGCGCGGTCGGGTTCGTGGCAGGCCGGTTCCTCGACGGTGATCTGGAAGCGGGCGATCTCTTCCGCGGTCGCGAGCGCCCCGAACGCCGGCGGTGACCGCCCGTGGCCGGTGAGCGGGTGACGGCCCCCGAGCGCGGGGCGACCACGATCGCCGACCGTGTCGTCGCGAAGATCGCGGCGCAGGCGGCGCGGGAGGCACTGGGCGGCGTGCCGGAGGGCGGTGCGGCACCGCACGCGGGCGTCCTGGTCAACCACGGTGTGGCGCGCGTACGGATCGGTGTCGAGCTGGACTACCCCTCCGACATCGGCGCCCAGTGCGGCGCGGTGCGTCACCGGGTCGTCCAGCGGGTACATGCCCTGGCGGGGATGGAGGTGCCCGAAGTGGTGGTCAGGGTCGAACGGCTCCACTCCGTCCACACCCGCGCGGAACAGGGGAGGATCCAATGAGCGAGCCGGACGCCGAGGGGACCGAACGCGCGTCGGGCGCCGTCCGCGCGGACGTGATCGACCTGGACCAGTCGTCCTCCGCCGCGCGGTACGAACCGAGGCGCCCGACGCTGAAGCAGGGCGACGGTGACGGCGACGGGGACACCAAGTCCGGCCGCTTCTGGGCCTGGCGCCGGATCCCCGCCGCCGTGGTCGCTGCGATCCTGCTCGGCGCGGCGGCCCTGCTCCTCTACGACGTCTCGGCC
The nucleotide sequence above comes from Streptomyces sp. NBC_01716. Encoded proteins:
- a CDS encoding Asp23/Gls24 family envelope stress response protein, which gives rise to MKKGGGDPGVRGRTTIADGVVEKIAGLAARDVLGVHAMGSGMSRTFGAVRDRVPGGSKSVSRGVKAEVGEVQTALDLEIVVDYGVAISDVARDVRENVISAVERMTGLEVVEVNIAVSDVKLPDEEDEEPETRLQ